From Anopheles stephensi strain Indian unplaced genomic scaffold, UCI_ANSTEP_V1.0 ucontig291, whole genome shotgun sequence:
GCCATGACTTGGTTGGACATGGTTTAGCGTACCTCTTGACGAAGATTACTAGCACAGTCCGTTGATTCACAAGGATAAACAGGTGCTTCCTTGAGGCACTTTCCCCCCCTTTTGAGGCCTGAATGAAGCTCACTTTGGCTATGGAGTCAAGGAAGAGGATTAAGTACACTTAGACACTCACGTTTCGGGCGCTACAACCACCCCTTCACAGTCCTAGCTTGTGGCAAAAGTTATCAATATCGATCACGGTGGAGCGCTGGCTATCCACAAATCCAAGGACTCTATTTTGGGAGCCATCACCAAAGGCACCTCAAATTTGGGGATATCGGGAACATGTTCAGCACATAAACAGTATCGTGGAGGATATGCGAAGCTTTGAAGGAAGAACCCTAAGATTAGCCTAACTTTTTGAAGTTAAACCTATCGAATCCTCGGCCCATTGTTCCCGTTGTAGCCGATGTTGATGCTGGTGTGATAGGAATAACTATTCAGTAACTTGGAATAAATCAGAACGAGAGAGCTAGAATAGTGAGTTAAGCCTCATACTAGCTCTCTAAGAGTTAAATCTCGAGGAGTGATTCATCTTGAAATCATCTTTCCGTTGTGTGCTAATTTGTCAAAGTGATATTTCACTCACGAGTAAGTAAAATAGAGTGAACTGAGTTAAAACGTAGTGAGCGAGTTAAATCGTAGTGAGTTAAATcgtagtgagtgagttaaaacgtatTGAgtagtgatgtgcaaactgagtcagaatgagtgaatgacttaaattttagcaatgaatgagatgatttaaatcaccacgaagagttatttcaactcacctatgatttaactctccgtgccgactagccactcactcattgcgttttaactcacgcacctcgtttttactcactagagagttaaatatcgtattGGCATATCGTGAGTTCATTCCGATGCTCATTAACATTCGTTTTGCTTCATTAACATTTTGCGATACATTAACAAAGTTTTGCCAAAAGATCGCTTCGATATCATATAATAACTGACGAGCAGTATAGTTGACAATTTTAGTGCGACcgtacacacaaacaaaagatCTACATAGTCCctcttaaaatatttttttttatgaacaaTCTATCCTTACGGCTCGTTACCgtattgtattttcttaaatCATCGTGTGAGCGTGACCAATGCGATATGCCaatacgatatttaactctctaGTGAGTTAAatcgaggtgagtgagttaaaacgaggtAAGTGAATTAAAACGAGGTGTGTGAGTGattagtcggcacggagagttaaatcattattCAAGAATAAACTCTTGAAGAGTGAGTAACTGATAACTAGTAGGCTGAGTAACTGAAGATGTAACTCAGTATTATAACTCATTCACTATGATTTAATTCACGCTACTGAGTggttattcccatcactagtaTTGAGTGAGTAAGAACGTTGAGAGAGAGGCTTGATCCGGATGACAGAGGTTGAGtggctagtcggcacggagaatTAAATCACAAGCGATTTGAAGTaactcttcgtgatgatttaaatcatctaatGCATTGCAAAGCTTTAGAGTCACTCACTCATTCTGACTCAATTTGCACATCACTAGTTGATCAAGTCCATAGCACCAGAAAAAGATTTGAAAGAACAAGGACGTTTGGAGGTCCAACCTGAAAGAGAACCGGTTGTCATCCGTCTTCTGACAGCTACTGGCGTTCCTCCCTCCCACAAAATGCTACTTTTTCTATAtctttttattcattattaCGTTAAAATCACAGCAGTCTTTTAATGATAAACTTGTTCaactgtttgtttgtatgtggTTTGATTTGTGGGTGtagttgttttccttttgttgcAGGTGTGTTGTGGTTACTTTCTACAACTAATGCTTTCTCCCTTACACTTCGCCTGCCTGCCTTGTCTGGTTGCGTGTGGCGCGGGGTTACGGTTTGCGCAAAGTATTGAGAAATCCGATTTAGTAGTTAGCTGTTGTATGCAGTAGTAGTTGTGGGCCGACTTTTCTGTAGCGAGTTGCTAGCGAGTTTGCAGATAaagtccgtccgtccgtcgttattagtttagtttttaaatttcttgcTTTCGCTTTCTGCTCTACGGTTTCCGGgcgctggttggttggttggttggtgtatttctgtgtggtttttgctctcggttttgcttttgcttcctttACTTACTAATTTAACCATAATCCATCATTTATGGGTGgctgtctttttttcttgctttcagTTGGTAGTCAAATAGTAAACGCAGTACAGAGTTCAATATGGAAATACTAGCCACTATCGAGCTATTTTAGTATGCATTTTGTATAATATATGTAGGCTAAACCTAATCACTTACATgcgaatgtttttgttttctcctccAGTGCAGCCTCCTCCTGCAGCCAAACGGTTTTGCTTTCCATTCGCTTGCCCTTGTCCACAACTGCGCACGGAACATATCTGGGAAGTGTTTcccctccatcatcatcaacatctaTTTGCACTTTATCCTTTGCCTTTTGCTTTTTGATCCTCCCCGTAACGCAACTCAGCCAACGACATTGGACGACATCTAAATCGACGCTGCCGGGCTGATAcggatttgttttgttagcTATTCTACACTACCCTATCGAAAGTTTtacggggggaggggggtttacagacagacagacggtTTTTGCTTACGTGTATTGGTTCATGTTGTAATGCTTAATCTTGTTTTAGTAAGTGTTTTACTTTTAGTGTTGATTTGTGCTGATGCGTTGTTGCTCGCTACGACTTACCACAGCTTAGTATAGGGTAATAGAGGTGTGGCTGGCTGGAAAAGCTTTTCAGCATCAGCCAGGGGCACACTAGTGTAGTTCCTCACAACACGACTAcaccccctcctcccccccccccccccatcaataaatatataaatctCTTCTTAATGCTTTACAATGTTGCCCCACAAACACCGATTCTCCGATTGCTCTGAGTGTGGTTTGATGATGTCTGGTTTTGTAGTGGATTCCTATACATACAAAGTGGCCAAGTATCAACCTTGAAACGGTCTATGACAAGGATTTGGTGGTCGAAGAAAATCTAGAGCTCAACGCGCAAGAGCATATGTCTCGTACTCTACCCGGAGCCCAAGGCGAAGTAAGCGCAGGAACTGATGTGACAAATGGGGGATAAGTACTAATCTTCCTCATGCTGAAAGCTCCTGCCACCGAGGATCCAAAGATCACAATAGCAACTACATTGATTGCGATTATAGGAAAACTTCTTCGTAGTCAGACCCCGTTCCATAGGATCAGTTAAGCAGGACCCGTTGATCCTCTGGCAAGCCAAGATGGCGTCGATGACGCTTGCGCCGGAAACGATCTGTTCATGAAATCTTGAATAAAATGAGGGCTCTGAGCGCGCTCTTCGATTTCAAAGAAGTAGCTCTTCGCACTCTTCGGCCTCTTCGCCCTCAGTGAGTGCTGGGCTCCCCTGACACAAGTTAGTGTGCTGTTGCCCTCTCCGCTTTAAAGAAGAGTTACTTGATCCAATTCGGCCAACCGTCGATACAGAACTGGTAATTCCGAAAGGACTCGAAAATGGAAAGCTGATACCCTTAGTAGCTGGGTCCGATTGATCGAAGGAGGTTTGAAGTCGTCTTTGTTCGACAAGTGAATAAGGGTCGCCTTCAgctataaaaaaaagttcagaTAATCTTTGATAGAGCTGAGCTTCCATAGGCCGTTACCCGACTCGTAGACCAATTGCCATTCTTCATTGCAGTTGATGAGGATTCGCAGTTACCCAAGGTATTCGACTCTCACATTTCAGAAAGTGGTACGAAATATGCTCGAAGGTATGGATATTCGAAAAGAAGAAACCCTCATGAGAGGAGAGGATTCTAAACCCGATTTTGAGAGATTGCTCAGACATAGATCGTTTCATTCGGCTTACGTCAATAGCGCCACGCTGAAGGGGTCAGGGTTGAAATCGTCGTACAAGCTTGGTTATTAGTGACAGAGAAGACGTCTCGTTTAAAAGTAGTATCAAACACACTTCCGCTGCTCTACTAGTAGGCAGCAGTGACGCCAAATATTCTAATGTTCCTGATGATTTCGCTTCTACATTTAAGGATATCCGGTTCATGTCATTTGGCCCATGAGCCTAAGAAGGATCACCTGGTCCGGGGGAGGGGGACTGACGATTTTACGCAAAAGCCACTTAAATAAGGAATGTCCGTTTGCTTTTGTCCTCCGTCTCTGTCTCTTAACATCTTCTCTTTCGATTGCATTTTAAATTACTATCCTTTAACGCCTTGATCCTTCAGTTTGCATCATCACTCAatcaacaccaccactacaCCACGAGCATCATTgtaacacgcacacgcacacacaaacatttgGAATGTATTCGCTTGTAGAAATTGCACATATTGGTTCAGTTTGTGATCCAGGacacatcacatcacacgGTTATCAGAATGGAtttgtttccccttttttttctccctctctctctctcgctacttgttctccctctctctgtcgcgcacgcacacgcacacaccgactGCATTTACAACAGCACCGGTGTATCCGTTCTTCTTCGAATGTATAGTTAGTGCTTCGCTTCGCGCCCCTTTAGTCTTGCCCTAAGTTATCTAAGCCCTAAACTTTACGGCGAACAACGTACAACGAACAACGAAAATAGAAAACGATCGACGAGCGGTAAGGCTCGTCTTGAGACGCAAACACGCACACTTGTTCGACAGCTTACAGAAGAACCGATCATACACGACACGACATAGTATAAGTAGTAGTAGGACACTTGCACCTTTCTTTTGCTATAATGGAACGTCTCTGTATCAACGAATGCAGCACAACCGTTGCGGCTGTCTCGTTTGAACACAACATATTAGATAGCTGAGCATCGATCAAACCTCAACCGATAGAGTAAAGAGTCTTCGAGAGTAGCGAACGGCTGCAACTGAGTGGTTGTCTACGCCAGTCTACTCGCAAGaaggtttgctgctgctgagggtGAAAGTCATAACTAAATTTGCCTAACCTGTCCCTTCCCTTACTAAGCCCGTGTGTGGTTCAACCAATTTCtaatgagttttgttttgtgtgtttaaacaaatcaacaacacGGTCACATCGGTTTTGCTGAAACGGCTACCCCAAAATATTGCTAGCGACACTCATGAGAAGGGAGCAACACACCGTCGTcgtccaccagcacacacgCTTGCTGCCCCGGTCATCGGTACGTACCGATACGCTGCTACCACGTTGCTTAACCATTAACAATACTATACACGTACGAGCAAGGATACAATCTAGCTACTGAACTATTTGCGGGGAATGCGGGCGAACGGGCAAAGAAAGGCGAACGGCGATCCTCGTCAACCCGCGGCGGCAAAATTAAGGCATACCTATTAGTGCTGCTGGTCTCGGGCTCGTCCCGGCCCATTAGGCAGCAATAAAATTGGTCTGAAATCGGGTTTAAAATGATAAGCCTAATAAATTAACGAACCAAATACTACTCCTGCACGGTGGCCTCGGCTGGCGCGTCTTAACCATTAGTCTTGTTTCCACAAGAGAACAATTGAACTAATCGTAACCCGGTGAGATTAAAACATTGTTACAATCAATCCGCAACATGTTTGgcggaagtgtgtgtgtgtgtgtgtgctgctgctaaaCGCATGTTGCGTTTTCCGGATAATTCGTACTAAAGATTGCATTTAACAGaagaaagtagaaaaaaaaatcactaaaaatcCATTAACTTAAACACTCGATTCCGTCTCTACACCGTCAGGGAGGTGATAAGCTGCTGGCAGAGCTTCCCATACTCGTACTGATCGCCCGAGATCCGCCGCAGCTTAATGCCCTTGCTAGTATTGCTGTCCTTGCTGTTGCGGCCCTCGTACACCTGCAGCTCGATCTGCAGCCCGCCAGAAAACTCCAGACTAAGGTTCGAGCGCGCATCCGCACCGGAACCGTTCCGACTGGATGGACCGCTTGCGCCATCACCGCCGTTACCCGTCAGCTGATGCGATCTTCCCCCAGCCTCATCGCCCGCAATGCCCGTCCCAGCCGCTCTGCTACTATTCGGATCTGCACCGACCATTTTGCTGGCCCCGTATCCACTCCCGCCCGCCACACCGTACACGCAACCCTTCGGTGGCATCGTGGAGTCTAGCGTGCGCTTCACCATCTCCAGTATGCGCACCGAATCGAGCGACGAACATTCCTGCGGCAGCGGCAACTCGTAACACTCGTCCGAGCTGTGCTTCGAGCTGTCGCACAGCGAATCCGGACTCAGGCGCGCACCGTCCTGCTCCGAGTTCGAGTCCGCACTCTTGAACCCCGAACTGGCGGCCGACGGTTCCTGGCTGGGCGAAAGGTTCGAGTGGTTCGAATCGTTGCTCAGGCTGTCATCGCTAAAGCCGAGCGATTTGTCACTGCCCCGCCGCACGTACGATTCGCTCATGTCGGACGCATCGAGCTTGGCCGAGGTGGTTGTCGCTGTGGAGTTGTTCTCCGTGTCCAGGCTTGCCTTCCGCCCGACACCGCGCGTTATCGAAGGCATATCGCTCGCTGGTTCCGTGATGAGCAGCCCCGAAAAGCCGAGCCCGCTCGTCGTCGCACTGCTGCCCGTCTGGCAGTTGAGCGAATCGTCACTGTCGCCGTGGCTGGAGTCGGACAGCGCCACCAGCGTGATCTCGCTGCCCTGCACATCGGTCAGACAGATCTGTGGGTGCGTGTGCTGGAAGCTAAGATCTTCCGGCGATGCATTTGCCGAATGGCTCTTGAACGGTGCCGACCCCGACGCGCCCGTCGAATGTTCCTCCTGTATGATGCAAAGATTGTTCGGCGATGTCGGTGGCGTGGCGGAGATACGCATCGTttgcggcggtggcggtggcaacAGCCCGTAGTTCTTCGGATCGAAATAGTTAACCGGGGTGGTGGCGCCGGAGTAGCAGCCCGCCACTATCCGGCCGGAAAAATCAATCTCCACACTGTTCACGATGTCCATGCTTAGATCGAGCGGTTCGTTACAGGCGACGGACGGGAAGGATGATGCAGCGGCGGACGATGTGCCACGGGTAATGGAACCACCCGCCATCGTGATACTgcccgcaccaccaccaccaccaccacccgtgtTCAATGTGCTGAGGCCACGCGTAATCTGATGCATCGGTGATGCAGCTCCACCACTCGCCGATCCAGTCCCGCTGGCGCTGCCCATGTTCCCGCTGCATCCACTGACGATCGAGGCCGGTGGTCCGGGCAGGATCGGTGAGGAGCAGCCGCTGGCATAGTAAACGGGCGACGGGCATCCACTGTTGCTATTGCTACCCGCGTACTCCAAACCGGACAGATGGCACATTCCCGTACTGGAGGCAGCATTCACCGGTGACATTCCGGCTATCAGATTCGGAAACCCGTACGGATTATTGCCAAACGCTCCGAACGTGGGCCCTGCACCTCCTCCTCCCGCGCCTACGTAACTCGGCTGCATACCTCCCATCGGGAAGCCCGTAGGCCGTCCGGCCATGGGATAGCCAGATCCAGccagaccaccaccaccaccatgccGTAGCGTCGCATTCAGCGGTGAAACACTCTGGCTGTGCTGTAACTGCAACAGATTCAGGCCTGCATCCAGCGTTCCACCCATCATacccgcaccaccaccaacaccaccggtCAACACCGTCCCAACAGTTCCGCCCCGCACCAGCCCCAGCTGGTGACCGACCTCGTACGgcattgtgcgtgtgttcaGGATGCTGTTGGCCGCCTCGATCGGCAGCCGGTTCTCCTGCACCAACTTCTCCAGCCCCGGCACAAGGGAAAGCATCACATCGTTCGGTACGGTTATGTCCGGGTAGGTTGTGCGATCGTCCTGCACGAACGCTTTGCAGTGCATCGGTGAACCGGGCAGGCTTACGGAATTGTCCGCCAGTGGAGGACTGGGCGTGATGAGAAGATtgttgcgctgctgctgcgaggCTGCTATCGCGGCGGCGTGCAAACCTTTCTGCAGCTGTTGACACTCCTGGAACGGGCCCTGGAACTGGGACGTTATGCGGGAACCTTCGGACGCACGGCGTACCGGACTGTAGCGGCCTGGTAAATGAGAGACAAGCAATCGCGGCGATTAAGGTTCGCTTGAACAGCTATGACGAAGGTGGGGAAATGATATATGTGCTAAGCGAAACTATGTTTGGATGAGCTTTCTAGCGTGTGCGTTAACCAAATAGACTGACTTTAGAGCTAATGCAATATGAATTCATAACCGTTCGGAGTAATTTCTGAGCTGATTGTTATGGAGGAACTCCAACGAGAAAACCCCGATGATGCAAGGATTTGATACTTTTAGTCTTCATAAGAGCTCACCCTATAGATCACGAGGAGCGATCAGAGGGAGTCATCAGCCGGTTAGAGATAGGTGTTTTATTAGAGACTACCAACTCTTCCAATGCTCCTCTATAAAAGCAAATACTAATTCGAAACCATAGATATGGGAATAAACTTAGAGACAGATTGCCACTCCTTTCATGGGACGGCTAGAGCGCCGGTTAAGCTGGTAAATAAGGTCCTGATTTCTCTCTAAAATTAGACTATTTGGTTTAACGCACACGTTACTACAGAACTAGTACACAAGCATGAGATAAAGCGTGCAAGACACATAACACCTTACTCTACCGGTAGCCAACGAAACAATAAATCTTAAAACACTAAATAGCGCCTACTGTTACGATCTAATGAGGTTCGAAGAAGGAAGGAATAACGCAGCTTAATGAATGTGTTAATGTGATGGCTACGGTTTGCTGTCCCGTTCGGTCCGGCATGTTCGAAATGGTCGGGTTAATCGGCGACTGTTTCGGGTTCCATTCTTCCACGTGTGATAAAGCGGTTCCGTTTTGCCAACCGTCCGATCGTCAGCCGCCGCATCGGCGGCCGCTACTACTTACCAATTTCCTGTACCGTCGGAAGCTTACATGTGCGGGTGGCGTACCGTCTGTTACAGATCTGCGACTGTACCACCGTTTGCTGCGGTGGCTGCTGTTGCAGCTGCTGATGGGCCGGCGGTGGCGTCGGAACCGGCTGACCGGCCGGACCCAACACACCTGCTGCCAGGCTCGAATGGCAATGTGCCGCAGGATGCTGCTGGAAGGTGGGCGGTGCCTGTATCGACGCTGGCGACAGTACCGACGGTCCGGCTGGTTCGTGCTTCGAGACGGACGGTGCGGACGGACCGCTACCGTTGGGTCCGGCACCCGGCGACGGGGCCGGCGCAGACGACAACAGCGAAGGTGGCAAATAGTCTCGGTTCATGCGCGCTTCCACCTCCCGTATCAGGTCCGGGCTTATCACTGTGTCACACCATTGTAgccaaggtgtgtgtgtgtgtgtgtgtgtgcgtttgtatcatatttgtgtgtttgtggttcgCGAATTTGTTTGTAGAGAGATTTTCGGTGTGGTTTTTTTCCGTTGTTGTCGTACAGCGCACAAATATTGATGCACATGTTTTGCGTTTCACAGCCATAAAAACAAATCGTATTTACACgcgggaaaaaataaaaaaataaaaacaaagggaagaaaagaaaaagggaggaaaaaaaggcaatggcgaaaaataaaattggttttaaaaatcaaacaaacgactcaaaagaaaattaaccaagagGAAGGAAAGGGAAAAGGGTTCCACTAAACTAGAGCTCACACTTAATTAAtacaacgaaaaacaaacaaacaaacaaacggaatGATGTAAAAGGAAGTAAGAGGGTTCAAGTTTGAAACAGTTCAGCTCAGTACaataatttgaaaaacaaatcgtGCGTGCACAACAGTTACAGAATAAGAGTACCTTACTTTTCTGAGCTAGAGCGCAATAGTTTAGCgacatgcaaacaaaaaagagagggCACAGTAGAAAGAATCTAAAACTCAAACACATCGATCCCAAAGTGTGTACCCACAGCTAGCGAACACGTGATCCCAAATCTTGCTGGCGGGACTGCCTCGCGATTCCTCCCCCCACCCCAACCCAAACTTACCGGGCGGACGTTCCATGACGGTCAGCAGACCGGTACGTCGAGTTcggcctcctcctcctccaccaccaccaccaccagccg
This genomic window contains:
- the LOC118516422 gene encoding uncharacterized protein LOC118516422 isoform X1; this translates as MTESFPSAIGGIGMAAIKQHQQQQQQQQQQQQQQHHHHHSHPPHHQAAMSIEKLVRVGYYELEKTIGKGNFAVVKLASNVITNSKVAIKIIDKTCLDEENLAKTFREISILKVLHHPHITRLYEVMESRNKIYLVTEHAAQGEIFDHLVANGRMREEEAARIFSQIVAAVDYCHRKGIVHRDLKAENVLLDTEMNVKLADFGFSNTFVEGQPLRTWCGSPPYAAPEVFQGVEYDGPKSDIWSLGVVLYVLVCGALPFDGSTLHDLRSVVVAGKFRIPFFMSQECEQLIRHMLVVEPERRYTLKQIAHHRWLEQYNSIPMLEAGDCGMMGVGGGTVIGQVAPRESENLDTVVMTHMLQLPGLTADMIAQSVHESRFDHIYAIYNLLVDKLRQKRKEKGRLQHHASLAYSRSRKTSITTGVVDRTEVIKNDSLERLSPLTSVGSTILNISSGLAGTEELEKYDLETGASTATTPTACSPGTAKSSEATTATGDHYLFPPSCANGAGGNTRRHTVGPGDVAHEQVLVNPNVVPISFKIGGAGHEPTVPPTPKVPINIPSLQNQPVHNLTIKDQHLLKPPTVMGATSSFGRRASDGGANLQIYYPSSSTNFHDQHHPHQQQQQQQSQQSSHQQQSQQSQTQQAVDGSVPASLGPLGGGVNSSAMIMDHVMLQTPNSEGTDDSNDEIQRYMHGRGCTKRHTVGCTDDLSAGNASPMEPPQAHSPAPSSGGGVSGTAAGGGGGGGGGGRTRRTGLLTVMERPPVISPDLIREVEARMNRDYLPPSLLSSAPAPSPGAGPNGSGPSAPSVSKHEPAGPSVLSPASIQAPPTFQQHPAAHCHSSLAAGVLGPAGQPVPTPPPAHQQLQQQPPQQTVVQSQICNRRYATRTCKLPTVQEIGRYSPVRRASEGSRITSQFQGPFQECQQLQKGLHAAAIAASQQQRNNLLITPSPPLADNSVSLPGSPMHCKAFVQDDRTTYPDITVPNDVMLSLVPGLEKLVQENRLPIEAANSILNTRTMPYEVGHQLGLVRGGTVGTVLTGGVGGGAGMMGGTLDAGLNLLQLQHSQSVSPLNATLRHGGGGGLAGSGYPMAGRPTGFPMGGMQPSYVGAGGGGAGPTFGAFGNNPYGFPNLIAGMSPVNAASSTGMCHLSGLEYAGSNSNSGCPSPVYYASGCSSPILPGPPASIVSGCSGNMGSASGTGSASGGAASPMHQITRGLSTLNTGGGGGGGAGSITMAGGSITRGTSSAAASSFPSVACNEPLDLSMDIVNSVEIDFSGRIVAGCYSGATTPVNYFDPKNYGLLPPPPPQTMRISATPPTSPNNLCIIQEEHSTGASGSAPFKSHSANASPEDLSFQHTHPQICLTDVQGSEITLVALSDSSHGDSDDSLNCQTGSSATTSGLGFSGLLITEPASDMPSITRGVGRKASLDTENNSTATTTSAKLDASDMSESYVRRGSDKSLGFSDDSLSNDSNHSNLSPSQEPSAASSGFKSADSNSEQDGARLSPDSLCDSSKHSSDECYELPLPQECSSLDSVRILEMVKRTLDSTMPPKGCVYGVAGGSGYGASKMVGADPNSSRAAGTGIAGDEAGGRSHQLTGNGGDGASGPSSRNGSGADARSNLSLEFSGGLQIELQVYEGRNSKDSNTSKGIKLRRISGDQYEYGKLCQQLITSLTV
- the LOC118516422 gene encoding uncharacterized protein LOC118516422 isoform X2 yields the protein MTESFPSAIGGIGMAAIKQHQQQQQQQQQQQQQQHHHHHSHPPHHQAAMSIEKLVRVGYYELEKTIGKGNFAVVKLASNVITNSKVAIKIIDKTCLDEENLAKTFREISILKVLHHPHITRLYEVMESRNKIYLVTEHAAQGEIFDHLVANGRMREEEAARIFSQIVAAVDYCHRKGIVHRDLKAENVLLDTEMNVKLADFGFSNTFVEGQPLRTWCGSPPYAAPEVFQGVEYDGPKSDIWSLGVVLYVLVCGALPFDGSTLHDLRSVVVAGKFRIPFFMSQECEQLIRHMLVVEPERRYTLKQIAHHRWLEQYNSIPMLEAGDCGMMGVGGGTVIGQVAPRESENLDTVVMTHMLQLPGLTADMIAQSVHESRFDHIYAIYNLLVDKLRQKRKEKGRLQHHASLAYSRSRKTSITTGVVDRTEVIKNDSLERLSPLTSVGSTILNISSGLAGTEELEKYDLETGASTATTPTACSPGTAKSSEATTATGDHYLFPPSCANGAGGNTRRHTVGPGDVAHEQVLVNPNVVPISFKIGGAGHEPTVPPTPKVPINIPSLQNQPVHNLTIKDQHLLKPPTVMGATSSFGRRASDGGANLQIYYPSSSTNFHDQHHPHQQQQQQQSQQSSHQQQSQQSQTQQAVDGSVPASLGPLGGGVNSSAMIMDHVMLQTPNSEGTDDSNDEIQRYMHGRGCTKRHTVGCTDDLSAGNASPMEPPQAHSPAPSSGGGVSGTAAGGGGGGGGGGRTRRTGLLTVMERPPGRYSPVRRASEGSRITSQFQGPFQECQQLQKGLHAAAIAASQQQRNNLLITPSPPLADNSVSLPGSPMHCKAFVQDDRTTYPDITVPNDVMLSLVPGLEKLVQENRLPIEAANSILNTRTMPYEVGHQLGLVRGGTVGTVLTGGVGGGAGMMGGTLDAGLNLLQLQHSQSVSPLNATLRHGGGGGLAGSGYPMAGRPTGFPMGGMQPSYVGAGGGGAGPTFGAFGNNPYGFPNLIAGMSPVNAASSTGMCHLSGLEYAGSNSNSGCPSPVYYASGCSSPILPGPPASIVSGCSGNMGSASGTGSASGGAASPMHQITRGLSTLNTGGGGGGGAGSITMAGGSITRGTSSAAASSFPSVACNEPLDLSMDIVNSVEIDFSGRIVAGCYSGATTPVNYFDPKNYGLLPPPPPQTMRISATPPTSPNNLCIIQEEHSTGASGSAPFKSHSANASPEDLSFQHTHPQICLTDVQGSEITLVALSDSSHGDSDDSLNCQTGSSATTSGLGFSGLLITEPASDMPSITRGVGRKASLDTENNSTATTTSAKLDASDMSESYVRRGSDKSLGFSDDSLSNDSNHSNLSPSQEPSAASSGFKSADSNSEQDGARLSPDSLCDSSKHSSDECYELPLPQECSSLDSVRILEMVKRTLDSTMPPKGCVYGVAGGSGYGASKMVGADPNSSRAAGTGIAGDEAGGRSHQLTGNGGDGASGPSSRNGSGADARSNLSLEFSGGLQIELQVYEGRNSKDSNTSKGIKLRRISGDQYEYGKLCQQLITSLTV